DNA sequence from the Butyricimonas faecalis genome:
TCCAGGGAGAAAGGTATGTTGGAGCAAGATGTTTTGTTGGATTTATTGGTACGTAAGGATAACCGGGCTTATCAATATTTGTATCAATGCTATTACGTGGCGTTGAAGGCTTTGGCAAGTTATTACGTGAAGGATAATGACGTGGCGGAAGATCTGGTGCAGGATGTTTTTATTTCGTTACTGGAAAGCAGGAATAAATTTGAAACTGCAAATGGGGTGAAGTATTTCTTGTATAGTTCACTGAAAAATAAATGTATCAGCCATTTCAGGAAACAAAAGATCCGGGACAAGTATTATAAGGATATTATCTCGTCGCAAACGGAAGAAGAACACTTTTGGGATAAAGTGTTGGAGGAAGACGTGTATACCCGGTTGATGGCAGCCGTCGAGACATTACCGCCTCAATGTAAAATGGTAATGATGTTAACTCTTGAGGGGTTAAAAGGGGCAGAAATTGCTGAAAGACTACATATTTCATTGGATACGGTGAAGGAACACAAGAGTAGTGGAAAGAAAAAGTTGGCTGCCCAATTGAAGGATGCTGAATTACAATGCTTGATCTGGTTACTTTGGTTTTAAATTAATTCAGTTCTAAAAATTATTCGTGTAAATCAGGAGTGTTCCTGATGTTATATCCTTGTATTTGTGGAAGGCACATGTCAATAATTCATTTATAAGCATAAACCTTGTTATTGTTTGTTGGGTTTTGGATAGTAAAGATTTTTGCTTTATTCAGCCATTAATTCAATAGAAAAAATGACATTGCCATTGTCGGGACATGCTAATTGGGTCTTACATAATGGATTTTTCTCAAAAGAAAAACACCCTCCAGTATGCAGTGATACTTGTATAGGGTATATGATGAGAAAAGCTCCACCACAAAACTCTTTTTTAGGGGTATTCATGCCTTGCACATAAAAAACATCTCCCTTTTTATAATTACAACTGCAATATCCGACAACTTTGTCTACCGTTATTTTAAATCTTTTCATATTTGGAATATTTTAAACAGAACCTCTTGCCTTTTCGGATAAAACAGGATTAAATTCGTCTTTATACAAATCTAAGACTGTGTAAGATTGATTAGTTTGCTCTAACTTAGAGACTATTTCATTAAAAATTGCTCTATTAAAACTTTCTTGACAAGGGTGTACATAAATTATAGTAATCATGATAATACATTTTATTGATTTTTATTCGGGGCAAAGGTAGAGCACATGTATTTCAATAAATTGTAATACATGGACATTTTAAATATCGTGTAAGACATTTACTTTAAGAGAAGTAATCGGAGTAGGGTGAGTTATTCGTAAGGTAGTTGCCTAAATTGTAATTTGTGAAATTTTTGAATTCATGAATTAGATGCGATTGGTCATAAAAGCCACATTCGTAAGCTAAGTGTGTAAAATTCATATTAGGTTTTCGGCTTAATAAGGAAAGAGATCTTTGAAAACGGACGATTCGAAAAAAATCTTGTGGATTTATTCCGACATATTCTGAAAATATCCTTTTGAATTGCTTATATCCTAAGCAGGCGGTTTCTGCCAGAGAAGTAAACTTAATGATTGGATGTGTATTTATGACAGAAATAACGGCATCCATTCGATTGAAATTGTATTCTTTTGTTATAGATAATTGTTTTAGAAAAAAGTCATCAATAAATTTTATACATAGGTCATTGTCTTTTGTGTTACCGATTTTATCCTGCAATTCACTAAGAGACTTTACGCCTATCATATCCAAAGGTGTTAAATTTTCATACAACTCGCATGTCGGAATATTAAAAACACTTCTAAAACCGTGTGGTTGAAATATTACTGCGATCATATCAACTGTCCCTGTTGGAATAGCATCATAATAGCCAATTTTTTGTCCTCTAATAAAGCCAAGAGGTTCCATGTCGTTATTGACAGAGGACAAGATTGCGTCACCCCGATGAAACACAAGTTCTACACTACCAATAGGTGTTAGCCTGCGCAGATCTTTTATATCAGATTGAAATATCCAATAGTGTTTTATGTAAGGAGCTAAAACGGAAGTCGGTTTTATGATTTTAAAAAAGTCCATATTTTATAAAACTATGATGTAAAAATAGTGAATTTTATCAACTTAACACCTTTTCTATTGAGATGTTTTTTCTAAATTTCCCCTTGTTAGAGTTATTTGAAGTAGAGGGAAGAAAAGCAGGCCAAAGATTTTCGCTCGTTTTTATGTCATTGCCTATTCTGTTTTTGTAACCAACTAAATGCTTGAAATATAACAGAATATTTCAAAACTGTATTTTCTGTATAAATATTTCGTGTGCTTATCCCCCCTTTTTTCATTCTTGTGCGTTTTGTTTATAAAGTTGGGTATAAAATGTGATTAAACGTTAACTTTATGAAACATAACGGAGATGTATTATTTGAGATTTCAGAACTGATCTATAAAGATTTATCAGGTAATGCAACAAAAGAAGAACAGTTAAAGTTAGATACATGGAAAAATGAATCCGAGCAAAATAGAATGTTGTACGAGCAAATTTGTTCGGATGAAGTTATGCGGGGTAAGATCCGGTTATATCGGAATAGTGATGTGCAGTCGGCATTTAATTCTTTTATACAGAGGAGAGAACAGAAAAATAGTCGTAGACGTTTGATAATAAGGATTTCTCGTTACGCGGCAATAATTGCCCTGCCTTTGTTGCTCGTATTATTCTATTGGTATCAGGAGAAGGTGGAGGAGAAATCGCCGCTAGAGGTTGCCCATACGATGATGATAAAAAAGAATGTTCCCGTGTTGACACTTTCTAACGGACAGCAAATGGTGCTTTATAATCAAGATTTGACATTGAATGAAGAGAATGGGGTGCAGATTACGATGAAGTCGGAGGGAGAGATGCAATATATCACTTCCGATTCGACGAAGGAGGAAATGGTGTATAATACATTGACCACTCCTTCGCAATGTGATTTCTCGTTTACTTTAGCAGATGGGACTAGAGTTTGGCTAAACGCGCAGTCGTCTTTGCGTTACCCGGTGGCCTTTACGGGGAAAGAGCGCGTGGTGTACGCGGAGGGTGAAATCTATCTGGAAGTGGCAAAAGATGCGGAGCATCCCTTTTTCGTGGTGTCAAACGGGATGAAAGTTGAGGTGTTGGGTACTTCGTTTAATGTTAATGCTTACCCGGACGAGACATTTACCGAAGTTACTTTGGTGGAAGGACGTGTTGCCGCTCACGTGGATGATAAGATATATAATTTATTGCCTAGTAAACAATTGCGTTGGGATAAGAATAACGGGATGGTGGATATAAAGGCTGTGAATGTGAATGATTATATCGCTTGGAAAAACGGGCAATATATTTTTAAAGGTAAGCCTTTGGTGGAGGTTGCTAAAGTGTTGCAGCGTTGGTATGAGGTTGAGATCATTTTTGAGAACAAGGGGTGTGAGCAAGCAATTTACACGGGGGTAATAAATAAAGAGGAGCGAATCGATGTTTTCGTGGAGCGTTTGGATGAAACTTCGCAGTTTGATTGCCGGGTGGAAGGAAATAAGGTATTTATAAAATAAGAAGATAACGTACGTTTTGTTTGATATATAAAAATTTAATTAGTTCAATATGAAAAAAATTGTATTAGTTGGGTTATGCGTTGCATTTTCTGGCTTGCTGATGGGACAATCTCAATACAAGAAAATGGATGGATATGTAATCAAAGGTGTGATAGAGGGTGATTATAAAGCCAATAAAGTATATCTCGTGGAGGAGGAGGAAATTCAGGGGAAGCCGCATATTGTCGATAGTGCGGAAGTGGTGAATAATCAGTACACTTTTCAAGGACCGAGTGTGAAATATCCGAGAATGTATTTTATCAAGAGTGCTGATCCTGATTGTTTGAGTCCGATCACGCCTTTCTTTTTGGAAAATGGGGAGATCAGTATTCGGGCAAATGCAGATTTCTTTTTGAATTCTACGGCAAAGGGGACGCCTAATAATGATATTTTTGACTTTTATAAATTTTTGGATCAATACGTGACAGATAGTATTCGTAAAGTGTGTGTATTGGAGAGAATGCTTTATGGAGAACAACCTTATGAAGTTGAAAACAAAAATTTTAAAGAAAGAGGTGCGATAGCAAAAAGACGGAACACGGAGATCGGGATAAAAATGGTAAATCTTTACCCGGATCAGGCTTTTGCCCCGTTTGTGATTTATTGGTCGATGAGGTATCGTTTGCCATTGGAGGAACTAAAAGCGTTACGGGCCAAAATAGACCCGAGTTTGAATGAACATCCCTATACGAAACAGCTGGAAGAGTACATTCGGTTGGCAGCATTCTCGGAGGGGAGTGATATGCCCGATTTCACGTTGCCGGATCAAAACGGGAAAAAGATAAAGTTGAGTGATTTCAGGGGAAAATATGTTTTGATTGATTTTTGGGCTTCTTGGTGCGGGCCTTGTATGAGGGAAATGCCTAATATCGTGAAGTTGTACAAGGAATGTAAAGGGAAAAATTTTGAAATTCTCGGTGTGTCGTTGGATTCTAAAAAAGAGGCTTGGTTGGGAGCCATTAAAAAGAATAATATGAAATGGCCGCAAGTGAGCGATTTGGAGATGTGGTCGACTGCTCCGGTAAAATTGTGTAACGTGACAGCAATTCCTTATACGGTATTGATTGATCCGCAGGGGAAAGTTGTTGCTTTGGATTTGCGGGGTGAAAAGTTGATTCAGAAGGTGAAAGAAGTCCTTGGAAAGAAATAAAAAATGATGAGATGAAGAGTTTGATACTTGTATTGTTAGTAAGTTGTTTTTCAGCTTTCTCTTTGACCGCCAAAGAGGTAAGTCGGGTTAGCGCACAAATTCAAGGCTTTAACGGGAAGATGGTCTATTTCGATTTCGTAGAGAAAGATGGAATCAATCAGGAGTTTCCTTATATGGAAAATCAGGAGATGGAGTTTGACGTGGAGTTGGATGACATTACAATGATGAAGATCAATGCTTGGGTTGTTGTGTGTCTGGAACCGGGAGATCAGATTCACGCTAAAATTCAATATGACGGGAGACGTTACACGGATGTTGAATACACGGGAACCCCGAAGGCTGTCGCGGTAGGCAATTATTTGCATAAAGTCCGTACGTTGCGTGCAGAGAGAAGGTATAAGACAAATATTCCGGCTCTTTTAGTATTGTTGTATGACGCGAAAGAGCATTATACTGCCACGATGCAAGAGTGGAAGGATGAGATTGCTTTGCTGGATGAGATTAAAGATTCAATTTCCGGGCGGATGTATAATTATTTGCGTTCCGAGATAGAGGCGACGTTGTTGACAAATTTAATCTCGTATCCTTATGCCAGTTCGTCTTATCATAAAAAAGCGTTGGAGGCTTGTATCGCGGATGGTTACTGGAGTGCATTGGATGATTATCGTTTACGTGATGACGAGGCTTCTTTGAGGAATCGATTGTATATGTCGTTCCTCGCGCAATATAAGGAATACGAGCAACGGAAGGCTGCACGTGATAAAAATGAAGAGTATAAACCGGCTGATAGTATGGAAAAAGAGTATGAAAGCATTGCAACTTTCTATAATGGAACTTTGCGGGATGCGGCTTTATTCGTTTTTTTGTATAATCAGGTGGCGGCTAACCGAGATTTCGATACAATCGAGAAGTTGAAAAAGGATTACTTGAAAAGATACAATAAGAACAAGGAGTATAAAAAGATTCTCGTGCAAGTGATGAAATGATTCAAAGTTTGGGGAGTATGCCCACTCCCCGATGCTTAGATTTTAATTTAAAGCCACTTAAACTAAAAAACTGAACAAAGTTATGCAAAAAAAAGAAGTGCATCTACATTCGTGTAGAGTAAAATTTACAATTTTCGTGCTGATGCTTTTCTTGTTTGTCGGTAGCGTGCAAGCAGGCAATGATGATGATTATAAAAACACGAAAATTACGCTTAAGGTGGATAATATGCGGTTGGATAAGGTACTGGATTCCTTGGCGGTGATGGTAAAAGTACAATTTTTTTACAATCATGCACAAATTAACGTGCAGAAAGAAATTTCGATTGATGTGAAAAATCGTACCTTGGATTATGTTTTACTTATGATTCTGGGAGATCAACCTGTTGATGTGGAATACCAGATGAATCGAGTGATTGTTTTGAAGCCTCGTCCTAAAGTGGATCCTAGAAGTTTGATTCATAAGGTAAGCGGTGTGGTCATAGATGCTTCGACCAAAGATCCTCTTCCGGGAGCCAGTATCGTGTTGAAGGAAAGGGTGGCGATGGGAGTCGTTACAGATATTAACGGGAAATTCTTTATCGAGGTGCCGGAAGGTATTAGTGCGCTGTTGGTTTCTTTTGTCGGTTATGAGAACGAAGAAATTCCATTAACCGGTAAATTGACAGATCTGGAGATTAAATTGACTCCCAAACAGGAGGAACTTGAAGATGTGGTTGTAACCGGTATGGCTCCGCGGAAAGTAGAAAGTTTTTCGGGAAGTTATGTATCCGTGAAAGGTTCGGAATTGAAAAAGCTGAACCCGACGAATATATTAAAAGCGTTGCAGGTTTTTGATCCGAGTTTCCGGATCGTGGAAAATAATAAAGTGGGTTCAGACCCGAATGCCATGCCGGAATTCAGATTGAGAGGTGACGTGCAATTGAACCCGACAGGTGCTAATGATTTGCAGATGTTAATGGGAGATTATTCCAATCGTCCGAATATGCCCTTGTTTATTTTGGATGGTTTTAAGACAACATTGCAACGTATCGTGGATTTGGATCCGGAACGGATAGAATCCGTGACGATATTGAAAGATGC
Encoded proteins:
- a CDS encoding RNA polymerase sigma-70 factor, translating into MLEQDVLLDLLVRKDNRAYQYLYQCYYVALKALASYYVKDNDVAEDLVQDVFISLLESRNKFETANGVKYFLYSSLKNKCISHFRKQKIRDKYYKDIISSQTEEEHFWDKVLEEDVYTRLMAAVETLPPQCKMVMMLTLEGLKGAEIAERLHISLDTVKEHKSSGKKKLAAQLKDAELQCLIWLLWF
- a CDS encoding TIGR04076 family protein, translated to MKRFKITVDKVVGYCSCNYKKGDVFYVQGMNTPKKEFCGGAFLIIYPIQVSLHTGGCFSFEKNPLCKTQLACPDNGNVIFSIELMAE
- a CDS encoding NAD(P)H-dependent oxidoreductase — encoded protein: MITIIYVHPCQESFNRAIFNEIVSKLEQTNQSYTVLDLYKDEFNPVLSEKARGSV
- a CDS encoding AraC family transcriptional regulator, which encodes MDFFKIIKPTSVLAPYIKHYWIFQSDIKDLRRLTPIGSVELVFHRGDAILSSVNNDMEPLGFIRGQKIGYYDAIPTGTVDMIAVIFQPHGFRSVFNIPTCELYENLTPLDMIGVKSLSELQDKIGNTKDNDLCIKFIDDFFLKQLSITKEYNFNRMDAVISVINTHPIIKFTSLAETACLGYKQFKRIFSEYVGINPQDFFRIVRFQRSLSLLSRKPNMNFTHLAYECGFYDQSHLIHEFKNFTNYNLGNYLTNNSPYSDYFS
- a CDS encoding FecR family protein, with product MKHNGDVLFEISELIYKDLSGNATKEEQLKLDTWKNESEQNRMLYEQICSDEVMRGKIRLYRNSDVQSAFNSFIQRREQKNSRRRLIIRISRYAAIIALPLLLVLFYWYQEKVEEKSPLEVAHTMMIKKNVPVLTLSNGQQMVLYNQDLTLNEENGVQITMKSEGEMQYITSDSTKEEMVYNTLTTPSQCDFSFTLADGTRVWLNAQSSLRYPVAFTGKERVVYAEGEIYLEVAKDAEHPFFVVSNGMKVEVLGTSFNVNAYPDETFTEVTLVEGRVAAHVDDKIYNLLPSKQLRWDKNNGMVDIKAVNVNDYIAWKNGQYIFKGKPLVEVAKVLQRWYEVEIIFENKGCEQAIYTGVINKEERIDVFVERLDETSQFDCRVEGNKVFIK
- a CDS encoding TlpA disulfide reductase family protein, producing MKKIVLVGLCVAFSGLLMGQSQYKKMDGYVIKGVIEGDYKANKVYLVEEEEIQGKPHIVDSAEVVNNQYTFQGPSVKYPRMYFIKSADPDCLSPITPFFLENGEISIRANADFFLNSTAKGTPNNDIFDFYKFLDQYVTDSIRKVCVLERMLYGEQPYEVENKNFKERGAIAKRRNTEIGIKMVNLYPDQAFAPFVIYWSMRYRLPLEELKALRAKIDPSLNEHPYTKQLEEYIRLAAFSEGSDMPDFTLPDQNGKKIKLSDFRGKYVLIDFWASWCGPCMREMPNIVKLYKECKGKNFEILGVSLDSKKEAWLGAIKKNNMKWPQVSDLEMWSTAPVKLCNVTAIPYTVLIDPQGKVVALDLRGEKLIQKVKEVLGKK